taaacccaaaccctaaacttaagGATTTGGATTTACggtttacgatttgggtttagagtataagatttgggtttagggtatatggtttgggtttaggatatatggtttgggtttagggtatatgatatatgataggtttagggtataacgtttggatttagggtttagaatttgggtttggaAATATGATTTGGGTTCAgggtataagatttgggtttagggtataggttttggtttagattttaaaactcaaggtttagggtttagttaaCGGCATTAAAATTGatgttatttttcttaaaattaatttaacatttttaatttaattatctacatggcattttgattggttttaagtggagtggtgaatttaaaggttcactatagggggtgaacctaagttttgtCCTTTAGATTAATATAAATCAACTAGAGCAGTTGCGTTTCTAATCCGCGATTTACGAAAGGTTAAACTTAGCATGGAGAGTCAAACTAAAACCAGCTCAGTGGTCAAAAAGTCTTCCTTCTTTATGAAGATTATATTGTCTCAACAGTCAACATtcatatgaaacataaaaaattagtAAGAATGACTCTCTTATTACTTAAGAAAACTAACTTAACTCAAACTCTCAAAGTCTCACACCAAATACAGCAATGTCATTGAACCAATAAATCCTCCTCATATATGGAAACACTCATATTTAGATAATctcttaaataaatatataatcctTATCTCTTTAGATCATAAACCAGTTAGGAATAGGATTGATTGCCGCTCAAGCTTACTTCAACAGATAAGACTGTGAGAGAGATCAAAGTTGGTTTCTTTGATTTTATGACATTGTTGTAATACAATTGTGAAGCAGCCAAATAGAGAGTTTCCTCGAAGAAGAAGCTTCTTTTAATCATAGAGAACACACAAATACAAAGATAAATGAGGAGGAGGTGCACCCATTAGCAGCAGCTTTATGGTGCAAATCCAGACAAGGCCATGGCGGGCTTGCTGGTCCCGTTAATAGCCGGGACAACACCGCCGCCTCTCGTGGCCTTCACGTACGAAAGATATTCACTATAATGCATGCTGAATAATGTACTCTGGTAACGTGTTAGATGGATTCTCCTACGCACTGATTCTGTTATTTCACCGTTGTATCCTGCTTTGCGCACCAGTGAATCTATTGCCTCTATCTTTGTCCAGCCTGCGGGATGAGGAGTAACCgtaatatttgatatatatatacacactagCATACCAATAGATCAATGCTGCATATAGGTTTCAAGTTATGATCCAAACAAAGAGCAGGAGTTCTCAGGGATGCAAACTCCTAAGCAAACCTAAGTTTGTATCATCAAAGTTGGTACCTTCGTGAGCTGGTACCTCAGGCAAATATGTGGCGTTTCGCTTTGTGTTTGTCACAGGTTCAGTGAACTCAATGATTATACCATGCTTTCCCACCTTCATACTCAAAACCAGGGAAGTTTTGTAAGACATCACAAGAAAtcgacagaaaaaaaaaactaagtgaGTGGGAATATGATACGAGGGATGTGACATCAGAAGGTTTATATCAGATGAGCAGATTGAATAACATGCACTAACTTGTTTACTTGGCATGTAAATAACAGAAGGAATGAAGGTAAATACCTCCCAATCAAGATAATCCTCTGCAGTTTCATAATCGGTCAGGACAGATACTGTACATTGCAGAAAGGGCAGTTCTTTGGACTGTATTGGTGGGAACCTACGATCCCTCAGGGCACtataatattacataacacAAAAAAGTGAATTTACAACCAATGACATTAATGAACTATACGGCAGCAAAACAGTCTAAAGAACACATGGTTGTTGCATTTGGCCAAGGAAATAATGTAAgaattggaagaaaaaaaaatgtgagaAGAGG
This portion of the Raphanus sativus cultivar WK10039 unplaced genomic scaffold, ASM80110v3 Scaffold1855, whole genome shotgun sequence genome encodes:
- the LOC108848003 gene encoding uncharacterized protein At2g38710 yields the protein MAKREMAVYCFDTLVSHYNNDDTPPPAFDDANHPLFVTWKKIVNGGEPRLRGCIGTLEARRLISGFKDYALTSALRDRRFPPIQSKELPFLQCTVSVLTDYETAEDYLDWEVGKHGIIIEFTEPVTNTKRNATYLPEVPAHEGWTKIEAIDSLVRKAGYNGEITESVRRRIHLTRYQSTLFSMHYSEYLSYVKATRGGGVVPAINGTSKPAMALSGFAP